One stretch of Cohnella algarum DNA includes these proteins:
- a CDS encoding copper resistance protein CopC, which translates to MSTASAYGRKHAAALPALRRFVAFIVFWAGAIGLSAPSAFAHATLEQASPAQDAKLASAPEAVELLFNERLDGTGYSLRVLDDASKSVTDAEPERFEQGKGLRLSLPKLEEGHYTVSYSVISADGHPVSGAYVFTVGNPPAATTSDRLDPHAQVGHDGHGEHMLGDRAFVLYATRIAYYAGLLLTAGLALWSLSRGASPVVRERREAALGFMGKFALCATLAYAVLHVSELAQGEPMSEWGRILIQTTIGRLYLAELLLAVAATLLRSLGAYARLFWAAAALFAEAWSGHAAAFSPIGYSVGLDFVHLLGAALWGGGLALLILVWSKERTEAGRFALLFSRWALLSFVALWITGTLSVLKYLPSLSYLLYTSWGKWLIAKTALSALVVIAAFLIRLRLRKGNLPGGGLLKLDIGLFGAIVLCVGILTYQNPLPSNAPLHYHEMGEEMHLTLRIAPNAPGENAFTLKIWLPEELGLPKQALLRLMPEGRDDVGAIDVPLEAYEDEELDDFAGYEKATYRAQGSYLPFAGKWKAQVRVTDSESNELVRETEFRIY; encoded by the coding sequence GTGTCGACTGCATCAGCTTACGGGCGCAAGCATGCGGCCGCTTTGCCGGCGCTGCGGCGCTTTGTCGCGTTCATCGTTTTTTGGGCCGGGGCCATCGGGCTGTCGGCTCCTTCCGCTTTCGCGCATGCGACGCTGGAACAGGCTTCGCCCGCGCAAGACGCGAAACTCGCGTCCGCACCCGAGGCCGTCGAGCTGCTCTTCAACGAGCGGCTGGACGGCACCGGATACTCGCTTCGCGTGCTGGATGACGCTTCGAAGTCCGTTACGGACGCGGAGCCGGAGCGTTTCGAACAGGGAAAAGGCTTGAGGCTCAGCCTTCCGAAGCTTGAAGAGGGCCATTATACGGTGTCGTACAGCGTCATTTCCGCCGACGGCCATCCGGTTTCCGGGGCCTACGTGTTCACCGTCGGCAATCCGCCGGCCGCGACGACGTCCGACCGGCTGGATCCTCACGCCCAGGTCGGACATGACGGGCACGGCGAGCACATGCTGGGCGACCGGGCATTCGTTCTTTACGCGACGAGAATCGCCTATTACGCGGGCCTGCTCCTGACGGCCGGGCTGGCGCTGTGGAGCCTTTCGCGCGGAGCTTCGCCGGTCGTGCGGGAGCGGCGCGAAGCGGCTCTCGGCTTCATGGGGAAATTCGCGCTTTGCGCGACGCTCGCTTACGCCGTTCTGCATGTAAGCGAACTTGCGCAGGGCGAGCCGATGTCCGAATGGGGCCGCATCCTGATTCAGACGACGATCGGCCGGCTGTACCTGGCCGAGCTGCTGCTCGCGGTCGCGGCGACGCTGCTTCGGTCGCTCGGGGCGTACGCCCGCCTCTTCTGGGCGGCCGCTGCGCTGTTCGCCGAGGCCTGGAGCGGCCACGCGGCGGCTTTTTCGCCGATCGGGTATTCGGTCGGGCTCGATTTCGTCCACCTGCTTGGAGCCGCATTGTGGGGCGGAGGACTTGCGCTGCTTATTCTCGTATGGAGCAAGGAGCGGACGGAGGCGGGACGGTTTGCCCTGCTGTTTTCCAGGTGGGCGCTCCTTTCGTTTGTCGCGCTTTGGATCACGGGGACGCTTAGCGTTTTGAAATATTTGCCTTCGCTTTCTTATTTGCTCTACACGTCCTGGGGCAAATGGCTGATCGCCAAAACGGCGCTGTCCGCGCTTGTTGTCATCGCCGCCTTTTTGATCCGGCTCAGGCTGCGCAAAGGGAATCTTCCCGGCGGCGGACTGCTGAAGCTCGACATCGGCCTGTTCGGAGCGATCGTGCTGTGCGTCGGCATTCTGACGTATCAAAATCCGCTGCCCTCGAACGCCCCGCTGCATTATCACGAGATGGGCGAAGAGATGCACCTGACGCTGCGAATCGCGCCGAACGCCCCTGGGGAAAACGCGTTTACGTTGAAAATATGGCTGCCGGAGGAGCTGGGACTGCCCAAGCAAGCGCTGCTGCGCCTGATGCCCGAAGGGCGGGACGACGTCGGCGCGATCGACGTTCCGCTCGAAGCGTACGAGGATGAGGAGCTGGACGATTTTGCCGGCTATGAAAAAGCGACCTACCGCGCGCAAGGCTCGTATTTGCCCTTTGCGGGAAAATGGAAGGCGCAGGTGCGGGTGACGGATTCGGAAAGCAACGAGCTCGTGCGCGAAACGGAGTTTCGGATTTATTGA
- a CDS encoding phosphoribosyltransferase family protein has protein sequence MNSYTLKVAGLARELPVIPITDKLCIASFVILGDAELVEKAAEALAGKLPPVDAIVTAEAKGIPLAYELSRRLGLGRYVVARKSVKPYMAAPLLHKVVSITTQKEQVLALDRADAEFLRGKRVAIVDDVISTGESLRALEELVGLAGGIVEAKAAILAEGDAAGRDDIVFLEKLPLFPR, from the coding sequence ATGAATTCATATACGCTGAAAGTCGCGGGACTTGCGCGGGAACTTCCCGTAATTCCGATCACGGATAAGCTTTGCATCGCCAGCTTCGTCATTTTGGGAGATGCGGAGCTGGTCGAAAAGGCAGCCGAGGCGCTGGCCGGGAAGCTCCCGCCGGTCGATGCCATCGTGACCGCCGAAGCGAAAGGCATTCCGCTCGCCTACGAGCTTTCGAGAAGGCTCGGCCTCGGACGCTACGTCGTCGCCAGAAAAAGCGTCAAGCCTTACATGGCCGCCCCCCTGCTGCACAAAGTCGTTTCGATTACGACGCAGAAGGAGCAGGTACTGGCTTTGGACCGGGCAGACGCCGAGTTTTTGCGGGGCAAACGCGTCGCGATCGTCGACGACGTGATCAGCACGGGAGAATCGCTGCGCGCCCTGGAGGAGCTTGTCGGGCTGGCCGGCGGCATCGTCGAGGCGAAGGCGGCCATTTTGGCCGAAGGCGATGCGGCCGGCCGGGACGATATCGTTTTTCTGGAGAAGCTTCCTTTGTTTCCCCGTTGA
- a CDS encoding glycoside hydrolase family 2 TIM barrel-domain containing protein, with amino-acid sequence MIPYAGRESALKEPREASPFFRLLNGDWKFRYCESPEEAPARFEAPDYADDEWATLPVPGNWQLHGYGRPHYSSCPYPFPVDPPHVPADNPTGCYRTAFRLGEAWEGRSVLLVFEGVDSAFHVWVNGELAGYSQGSHMAAEFEITDRLVSGDNVLAVKVYQWSDGSYLESQDKWRLSGIFRDVYLLAPAPVTIRDAKVRTDANEKGGDAELSVSLAVANLSRHEQPSCRLRIELLDADDRPVLDRTLSVSPAPLPGEERTVTLGEKLSAPNLWTAETPYLYALLLTLTDPDGRIMEVKRIAVGFRTVRIADGKLLVNGRPIVVKGVNRNEFDPWRGFAVSVEQMERDVVLMKRHHINTVRLSHYPNDPRFLELCDRHGLYVIDEADLETHGFAFTGERVNQETPGFAKGAAESYLSKHPDWTAAYIDRARRMVERDRNFPSVIVWSLGNESGYGPNHDAMAAWVREADPTRPIHYERAYDAPIVDIVSTMYPSVDMLIAEANKPDSRPYLMVEYGHAMGNSTGNLREYWDAVYAYPRLLGGLIWEWTDLAIGRKTETGEPYYAYGGDFGEEPHSGNFCLDGLLFPDGAPKASLLEYKKVLEPVKTEAWNAETGEWTVRNRYDTLTLSHLRGAWELKRDGETIANGELPALSAGPGGTETVRIPLPERLPAEAGEYWVHASFVLREGTSWAEAGHETAWADLPLFVIAKEREEARSGVITATVAGEASGKREALRVEEDGRHVRVLGGDFSITFDKRTGQLCDWRVQGVPMLASGPKPNFWRAPVDNDVRMAKEWAKAGYDRLITNVRNVAVKKTGDSELVVTADSVIGARGESVAFRARTTAAVRAGGELLLEALVEPREGLPPLPRFGFELSMPAGFERLDWFGRGPHECYADRKESGKLGVYGGTVQEQFVPYVKPQENGNKADVRWAAVTNAAGIGLRFAESGGRPFNVSAHHYSTEDLMRTSHVHLLTRLGETIVKLDAAQSGLGNHSCGYAPTLEQYLLRPDKTLSFSLNVRPCRAEIRS; translated from the coding sequence ATGATTCCTTACGCCGGCCGCGAGTCGGCCCTGAAGGAGCCGCGCGAGGCGTCTCCTTTTTTCCGTTTGTTGAACGGCGATTGGAAGTTTCGGTACTGCGAGTCCCCCGAAGAGGCTCCCGCGCGGTTCGAAGCGCCGGATTACGCGGACGACGAGTGGGCGACGCTGCCCGTGCCGGGCAATTGGCAGCTGCACGGGTACGGACGTCCGCACTACAGCAGCTGTCCGTATCCGTTCCCGGTCGACCCGCCGCATGTGCCGGCGGACAACCCGACGGGCTGCTACCGGACCGCGTTCCGCCTCGGCGAAGCCTGGGAAGGCCGCAGCGTCCTGCTCGTGTTCGAAGGGGTCGATTCCGCTTTTCACGTTTGGGTGAACGGCGAGCTTGCCGGCTATAGCCAGGGCAGCCATATGGCCGCCGAATTCGAGATTACGGACCGGCTCGTTTCCGGGGACAACGTTCTCGCGGTCAAAGTGTATCAATGGTCGGACGGCAGTTACCTGGAAAGCCAGGACAAATGGCGGCTGAGCGGCATTTTCCGGGATGTGTACTTGCTGGCGCCGGCCCCGGTTACGATTCGGGACGCGAAGGTGAGGACGGACGCGAACGAGAAGGGAGGCGACGCGGAGCTGAGCGTGTCGCTGGCCGTCGCCAATCTTTCGCGGCATGAGCAGCCTTCCTGCCGTTTGCGGATCGAACTGCTGGATGCGGACGACCGCCCGGTGCTGGACCGGACGCTAAGCGTATCTCCGGCTCCGCTTCCGGGAGAGGAACGGACCGTGACGCTCGGCGAAAAGCTCTCGGCACCGAACCTCTGGACGGCGGAAACGCCTTATTTGTACGCGCTTTTGCTGACGTTGACGGATCCGGACGGACGCATAATGGAAGTCAAACGAATCGCCGTCGGCTTCCGAACGGTCCGGATCGCGGACGGAAAGCTGCTCGTCAACGGCCGGCCGATCGTCGTCAAGGGCGTGAATCGCAACGAATTCGATCCCTGGCGCGGCTTTGCGGTATCCGTCGAGCAGATGGAGCGGGACGTCGTGCTCATGAAAAGGCATCATATCAACACGGTCCGGCTGTCCCACTACCCGAACGATCCCCGCTTTCTGGAGCTGTGCGACCGGCACGGGCTCTACGTCATCGACGAGGCGGATTTGGAAACGCACGGCTTCGCGTTTACCGGCGAGCGCGTCAACCAGGAGACGCCGGGGTTTGCGAAAGGGGCGGCGGAAAGCTATCTGTCCAAGCATCCGGACTGGACGGCCGCCTATATCGACAGAGCCAGACGAATGGTGGAGCGGGATCGCAATTTTCCGTCGGTCATCGTCTGGTCGCTCGGCAACGAGTCGGGCTACGGCCCGAATCACGACGCGATGGCGGCATGGGTGCGCGAGGCCGATCCGACCCGGCCGATCCATTACGAGCGGGCGTACGACGCGCCGATCGTCGATATCGTCAGCACGATGTACCCGTCCGTCGACATGCTGATCGCCGAAGCGAACAAGCCGGACAGCCGTCCTTATTTAATGGTCGAATACGGACATGCGATGGGAAATTCCACCGGCAATTTGCGGGAGTACTGGGATGCCGTCTACGCGTATCCGCGCCTGCTCGGCGGGCTGATCTGGGAATGGACGGACCTCGCGATCGGCCGAAAAACGGAAACCGGGGAACCGTACTACGCGTACGGGGGCGATTTCGGGGAAGAGCCGCACAGCGGAAATTTCTGCCTGGACGGCCTGCTGTTTCCGGACGGCGCGCCGAAAGCCTCCCTTCTGGAATACAAAAAAGTTCTCGAACCCGTCAAAACGGAAGCCTGGAACGCGGAAACCGGCGAATGGACGGTCCGCAACCGTTACGATACGCTGACGCTCTCCCATTTGCGGGGAGCTTGGGAGCTGAAGCGGGACGGAGAAACGATCGCGAACGGCGAGCTTCCGGCTCTTTCCGCGGGTCCGGGCGGGACGGAGACGGTGCGTATTCCGCTGCCGGAGCGGCTTCCCGCCGAAGCGGGCGAATACTGGGTTCACGCGAGCTTCGTTCTGCGCGAAGGGACGTCGTGGGCGGAGGCGGGCCATGAAACGGCGTGGGCGGATTTGCCGCTGTTCGTCATCGCGAAGGAGCGGGAGGAGGCGCGTTCCGGCGTAATAACGGCGACCGTCGCCGGAGAAGCGTCCGGCAAGCGGGAGGCGCTTCGCGTCGAAGAAGACGGCCGGCACGTTCGCGTGCTTGGCGGCGATTTTTCGATAACGTTCGACAAGCGCACGGGACAGCTTTGCGATTGGCGCGTTCAGGGAGTCCCGATGCTCGCCTCGGGGCCGAAGCCGAACTTCTGGCGGGCCCCGGTCGACAATGACGTGCGAATGGCCAAGGAATGGGCGAAGGCGGGCTACGATCGCCTTATCACCAACGTACGGAATGTAGCGGTGAAAAAAACGGGCGATTCCGAGCTGGTCGTCACGGCCGATTCCGTCATCGGCGCAAGGGGCGAAAGCGTCGCGTTCCGGGCGCGGACGACCGCTGCCGTGCGGGCGGGCGGAGAGCTGCTGCTCGAGGCGCTCGTCGAGCCGAGAGAAGGACTTCCGCCGCTGCCCCGCTTCGGCTTCGAGCTGTCGATGCCGGCCGGCTTCGAGCGGCTCGACTGGTTCGGCCGGGGGCCGCACGAATGCTATGCCGACCGCAAGGAAAGCGGGAAGCTCGGCGTTTACGGAGGAACGGTGCAGGAGCAGTTCGTGCCGTACGTCAAGCCGCAGGAAAACGGCAACAAGGCCGACGTCCGCTGGGCTGCGGTGACGAACGCCGCGGGAATCGGCCTGCGCTTCGCGGAATCCGGCGGCAGGCCCTTCAACGTCAGCGCGCACCACTATTCGACCGAGGACCTGATGCGGACAAGTCACGTTCATTTGCTGACGAGGCTGGGCGAGACGATCGTCAAGCTCGACGCCGCCCAAAGCGGCCTCGGCAACCACAGCTGCGGCTACGCGCCGACGCTCGAACAATACTTGCTGCGGCCGGACAAGACGCTGTCTTTTTCGCTGAACGTTCGTCCTTGCCGGGCCGAAATCCGCAGCTAG
- a CDS encoding aldolase catalytic domain-containing protein encodes MAAHRKTDHCQIVDCTIRDGGLVNNWDFSVEFVQDLYNSLNEAGVEYMEIGYKNSPKLLKGAENAGPWRFLDDDFLRKVIPEKKNTKLSALVDVGRVDENDVLPRSESLLDLIRVACYARDTAKAIELATLFHNRGYETTINIMALSNVMDNELTESLAMIADSPIDVVYIVDSYGSLDPDDFRYLVEKFRRNLKTKRLGVHTHNNMQLAFANTLVAAEMGVELLDASVYGMGRAAGNCPTELLLAKLNNPQYSLRPVLGMIERHMVKLREKEEWGYLIPYMVTGALDEHPRSAMACRASAERDEYVNFYDKMTTPEVYSK; translated from the coding sequence ATGGCCGCACACCGCAAGACGGATCATTGCCAGATCGTCGACTGCACGATACGCGACGGCGGGCTGGTCAACAATTGGGATTTCAGTGTCGAATTCGTTCAGGATTTGTACAACTCGCTGAACGAAGCCGGCGTGGAATACATGGAGATCGGCTACAAAAATTCCCCCAAGCTGCTTAAAGGCGCGGAAAATGCCGGTCCGTGGCGCTTTTTGGACGACGACTTTTTGCGCAAGGTCATCCCCGAGAAAAAGAACACCAAGCTTTCCGCGCTGGTCGATGTCGGCCGCGTCGACGAAAACGACGTGCTGCCCCGCAGCGAGTCGCTGCTCGACCTGATTCGCGTCGCCTGCTACGCGCGCGATACGGCGAAGGCGATCGAGCTGGCCACCTTGTTCCATAATCGGGGATATGAAACGACGATCAACATTATGGCCTTGTCCAACGTGATGGACAACGAGCTGACGGAATCGCTGGCGATGATCGCCGACAGCCCGATCGACGTCGTTTACATCGTCGACTCTTACGGCAGCCTCGATCCGGACGACTTCCGCTATTTGGTGGAAAAGTTCCGCCGCAACCTGAAAACGAAACGCCTCGGCGTCCATACGCACAACAATATGCAGCTTGCGTTCGCCAACACGCTTGTCGCCGCGGAGATGGGCGTCGAGCTGCTGGACGCTTCCGTGTACGGCATGGGCCGCGCGGCGGGCAACTGTCCGACCGAGCTGCTGCTGGCGAAGCTGAACAATCCCCAGTACAGCCTTCGTCCCGTGCTCGGCATGATCGAGCGCCACATGGTCAAGCTTCGCGAGAAGGAAGAATGGGGCTACCTCATTCCGTACATGGTGACGGGCGCGCTGGACGAGCATCCCCGTTCCGCCATGGCGTGCCGGGCTTCGGCCGAACGCGACGAATACGTCAATTTCTACGATAAAATGACGACGCCGGAAGTGTATTCCAAGTAA
- the ssuE gene encoding NADPH-dependent FMN reductase, translating to MAKIVIIVGSPVQKSRLHAVVDRVRSQTEASGNEVSVLYVRDLPAEDLLHARFDSEAIISANKQVEEADAVIIATPVYKASFTGILKAFLDLLPQKGLDNKLVLPIAVGGTIAHLLSIDFAMKPVFSVLGARNILTGVFVLDTQVVWNDQGGADIAEEATTRLDRSVAQLVQEAEWLSGKAQA from the coding sequence GTGGCCAAAATTGTCATTATCGTCGGAAGTCCGGTTCAAAAGTCCAGATTGCACGCCGTCGTCGATCGGGTTCGCAGCCAAACGGAAGCGTCGGGCAACGAGGTGTCCGTCCTTTACGTCCGCGATCTTCCCGCGGAAGATCTGCTCCACGCGCGCTTCGACAGCGAGGCGATTATCTCCGCCAACAAGCAAGTGGAGGAAGCCGACGCCGTGATTATCGCCACGCCGGTCTACAAAGCTTCGTTTACGGGCATTCTTAAAGCTTTCCTCGACCTGCTGCCGCAAAAGGGCCTGGACAACAAGCTCGTGCTGCCGATCGCCGTCGGCGGGACGATCGCCCATCTTCTGTCCATCGATTTCGCGATGAAGCCGGTTTTTTCCGTGCTCGGCGCGCGCAACATTTTGACGGGCGTCTTCGTTCTCGATACCCAGGTCGTTTGGAACGACCAAGGCGGCGCGGACATCGCCGAAGAAGCGACGACCCGTCTAGATCGTTCGGTCGCCCAGCTCGTCCAGGAAGCGGAGTGGCTGTCCGGCAAGGCGCAGGCGTAA
- a CDS encoding gamma-glutamylcyclotransferase family protein has protein sequence MEKRIERSGLDEQEPLVRLFVYGTLLPGFAGYRLLEPYLRGTPLPGRVRGRLVDAGAYPALVPGTGGEDRFVRGLWCELSGAALAEIDAYEEFYGIEETNDYERVWVRDADRPDCAGWTYIWPDSRGLAFADFDAWADKYQDGRGF, from the coding sequence TTGGAAAAACGGATCGAACGGTCCGGCCTGGATGAGCAGGAGCCGCTCGTCCGCTTGTTCGTATACGGAACGCTGCTGCCGGGCTTCGCGGGTTATCGGCTTCTCGAGCCTTATTTGCGCGGGACTCCCCTCCCGGGACGCGTGCGCGGACGGCTGGTCGATGCGGGGGCGTATCCGGCGTTGGTGCCGGGGACCGGCGGGGAAGACCGCTTCGTGCGCGGATTGTGGTGCGAGCTGAGCGGGGCCGCCTTGGCCGAGATCGACGCGTACGAGGAATTTTACGGGATCGAGGAAACGAACGACTACGAGCGGGTATGGGTGCGCGACGCGGACCGCCCGGATTGCGCGGGCTGGACTTACATTTGGCCCGATTCGCGCGGGCTGGCGTTCGCGGATTTCGACGCGTGGGCGGACAAATACCAGGACGGGAGAGGCTTCTGA
- the metE gene encoding 5-methyltetrahydropteroyltriglutamate--homocysteine S-methyltransferase — protein sequence MSIVATAALGYPRIGENREWKKSLERFWSGKSGENEFREEQAELRIRRLLRMKRSGVAVLPSGDYSLYDGILDHTVAFDLVPERFRDLGAPGSLEVYFAVARGAEGKPASEMTKWFDTNYHYIVPELGDRREPRLAFNPWLDAFNEAKEKAGLLTRPVIVGPYTYVRLAKGVAAGEFADRVRRLVPVYSEVLAQLADAGAVWVQMDEPSLVTDVPEEHLPLIDEVYAALSSVRPNLKLMLQTYFAAAEFPKRLLALPVGGIGLDFARDGGANLEALRQEGWPADKTLGAGIVDGRGIWRADPDRALALLGELAAIVSPERLVVQTSCSLLHAPVTASAERSGDPVVRAAFAFADEKLRELVDLADALGSRLAAGADSGSAALPARLEESRAALAALRAHPARGREAAGARADSAPERAPYERRRELQQARFGLPPLPTTTIGSLPQTDDIRRARLEWRKGKLAEGDYRRLLKEKTGLWIRRQEELGLDVLVHGEFERTDMVEHFAMLLDGYHFTDNGWVQSYGSRCVKPPVIFGDVMDKGPMTLEDTVYAQSLSSRPVKGMLTGPITMLAWSFSREDLPQSRIADQIARALNAEVLRLEAAGIGMIQVDEPALREIAPLKRREWTAYFEWAVRAFRRSVAGVADDTQIHTHMCYCDFHEIIDAIQAMDADVISLETSRSHGALIEALRGEPYGNGIGLGVYDIHSPVVPGSGDMLAVIRAALEVVPADRLWINPDCGLKTRSESETLKALREMTAAAEQARRELPAT from the coding sequence ATGTCTATCGTGGCAACCGCCGCGCTCGGGTATCCCCGAATCGGGGAAAACCGGGAATGGAAAAAAAGCCTGGAGCGCTTCTGGAGCGGAAAGTCGGGCGAAAACGAATTCAGGGAGGAGCAGGCGGAGCTTAGAATCCGCCGGCTGCTGCGGATGAAACGGTCGGGCGTCGCCGTTCTGCCGTCCGGGGACTATTCCCTGTACGACGGCATTCTCGATCATACGGTCGCCTTCGATCTCGTCCCGGAACGATTCCGGGATCTCGGCGCTCCCGGCTCGCTTGAAGTCTACTTCGCCGTCGCCCGCGGCGCGGAAGGAAAGCCCGCTTCCGAAATGACGAAGTGGTTCGACACCAACTATCACTATATCGTGCCCGAGCTGGGCGACCGCCGCGAGCCCCGGCTCGCGTTCAATCCCTGGCTCGACGCTTTCAACGAAGCGAAGGAAAAAGCCGGCCTTCTGACCCGTCCGGTTATCGTCGGCCCCTACACCTATGTCCGGCTGGCCAAAGGGGTGGCCGCCGGGGAATTCGCGGATCGGGTTCGCCGCCTCGTGCCGGTCTACTCGGAAGTTCTCGCCCAGCTGGCGGACGCCGGGGCCGTCTGGGTGCAAATGGACGAACCTTCGCTCGTCACGGACGTGCCGGAAGAGCATCTGCCGCTGATCGACGAGGTTTATGCGGCGCTTTCGTCCGTCCGGCCGAATTTGAAACTGATGCTGCAGACGTATTTCGCCGCGGCGGAGTTTCCGAAGCGGCTGCTCGCGCTGCCCGTCGGCGGCATCGGGCTCGATTTCGCGCGGGACGGAGGCGCGAATCTGGAGGCGCTCCGGCAGGAAGGCTGGCCCGCGGACAAAACGCTCGGTGCCGGCATCGTTGACGGACGCGGCATTTGGCGCGCCGATCCCGACCGCGCTCTCGCCCTGCTCGGCGAGCTGGCGGCGATCGTGTCCCCGGAGCGGCTCGTCGTGCAGACGTCGTGCAGCCTGCTGCACGCGCCCGTGACCGCCTCCGCGGAACGCAGCGGCGACCCGGTTGTGCGCGCCGCCTTCGCCTTTGCCGACGAGAAGCTGCGCGAGCTCGTCGATCTTGCCGACGCGCTCGGCTCGCGCCTGGCCGCCGGCGCCGACAGCGGCAGCGCCGCGCTGCCGGCGCGGCTGGAGGAGAGCCGCGCGGCTTTGGCCGCGCTGCGCGCTCATCCGGCGCGCGGCCGGGAAGCGGCCGGCGCGCGGGCGGATTCGGCGCCGGAGCGGGCGCCGTACGAGCGGCGCCGCGAGCTGCAGCAGGCGCGGTTCGGGCTGCCTCCGCTGCCGACGACGACGATCGGCAGCCTGCCGCAGACGGACGATATTCGCCGCGCCCGGCTGGAATGGCGGAAAGGAAAGCTGGCGGAAGGCGATTATCGCCGCCTGCTGAAGGAAAAAACCGGGCTGTGGATTCGCCGCCAGGAGGAGCTTGGCCTCGATGTCCTCGTGCACGGCGAATTCGAGCGGACGGACATGGTCGAGCACTTTGCCATGCTGCTGGACGGGTATCATTTTACCGACAACGGCTGGGTGCAATCGTACGGCTCCCGCTGCGTCAAGCCGCCCGTTATTTTCGGGGACGTGATGGACAAAGGCCCGATGACGCTGGAGGACACCGTCTACGCCCAATCGCTTTCTTCCCGTCCGGTGAAAGGCATGCTGACCGGCCCGATCACGATGCTCGCCTGGTCGTTCAGCCGCGAAGACCTGCCGCAAAGCCGGATCGCCGACCAGATCGCCAGGGCGCTGAACGCGGAAGTGCTCCGTCTCGAAGCCGCCGGCATCGGCATGATCCAGGTGGACGAGCCGGCGCTGCGGGAAATCGCCCCGCTGAAGCGACGCGAATGGACGGCCTACTTCGAATGGGCGGTCCGGGCTTTCCGCCGCAGCGTAGCCGGCGTGGCCGACGACACCCAAATTCATACGCATATGTGCTACTGCGATTTCCATGAAATTATCGACGCGATCCAGGCGATGGATGCGGACGTCATTTCGCTCGAAACGTCGCGCAGCCACGGCGCCCTGATCGAGGCGCTCCGCGGCGAGCCTTACGGCAACGGCATCGGGCTTGGCGTATACGACATCCACAGCCCGGTCGTGCCGGGCAGCGGCGACATGCTGGCCGTCATCCGCGCCGCCCTGGAGGTCGTGCCGGCCGACCGGCTGTGGATCAACCCGGACTGCGGCCTCAAGACGCGCAGCGAAAGCGAAACGCTCAAGGCGCTTCGCGAAATGACGGCCGCGGCCGAGCAGGCTCGCCGGGAGCTGCCCGCGACGTAA